The Collimonas sp. PA-H2 genome contains a region encoding:
- a CDS encoding DUF4019 domain-containing protein, with the protein MARALQITSLKSGLLRQMACCFGKASIFAKLALMFLSMAIATYAAAQSPSADAAIDAALQWLKLADTGQIDKMWEQSDPLMKSKSEQTAWIKYVGNMRSQLGPPPELRTWQAMEHQIDNPSLPRGEFASVTFLSRYSNVPTWEKVSLVWSSEHWTPVGYQSGLIAAAEKK; encoded by the coding sequence ATGGCAAGAGCACTGCAAATAACAAGCCTCAAATCAGGCTTGCTACGCCAGATGGCGTGCTGTTTCGGCAAAGCATCTATTTTTGCCAAACTGGCCTTGATGTTTCTAAGCATGGCGATCGCAACGTACGCTGCGGCGCAGTCGCCATCCGCCGATGCGGCTATTGATGCCGCTCTGCAGTGGCTGAAATTAGCCGACACCGGGCAGATTGACAAGATGTGGGAACAAAGTGACCCCCTGATGAAAAGCAAGTCGGAACAGACGGCTTGGATCAAATATGTCGGGAATATGCGCAGCCAGTTAGGCCCCCCACCCGAGCTGCGCACGTGGCAGGCGATGGAGCATCAGATCGACAACCCCAGTTTGCCTCGAGGCGAATTCGCCAGCGTCACTTTTCTATCCAGGTATTCCAATGTGCCAACTTGGGAAAAGGTATCGCTGGTCTGGTCGAGCGAACACTGGACCCCTGTCGGATATCAGTCCGGCTTGATTGCGGCAGCAGAAAAAAAATAA
- a CDS encoding transposase, with translation MDEIHIYEMKLRDDQWLQLEPLMIGKASDPGMHGRNNRLFMEAVLWIVANKGLWHRIPSEFGQWNATYMRFRRWTESNFWRFLAQSRIQDPDLLRMLTEIADYADLYTQRREQRRVRKSYRKRYMGGVGIAKDI, from the coding sequence ATGGATGAGATACATATATACGAGATGAAACTGCGCGACGATCAATGGCTGCAGCTTGAGCCGTTGATGATCGGGAAGGCTAGCGACCCCGGCATGCACGGCAGGAATAATCGACTGTTCATGGAAGCCGTCTTGTGGATAGTGGCGAATAAAGGGTTATGGCATCGCATACCTTCTGAGTTTGGTCAATGGAACGCGACCTACATGCGGTTCCGGCGCTGGACTGAGAGTAATTTCTGGCGCTTCCTGGCCCAAAGCAGAATCCAGGATCCGGACCTGTTGCGCATGCTGACAGAGATTGCCGATTACGCCGATTTATACACGCAGCGTAGGGAGCAGCGACGGGTCAGGAAAAGCTACAGGAAGCGTTACATGGGGGGAGTCGGCATAGCCAAAGACATTTAA
- the bamE gene encoding OmpA family protein codes for MVEQARTAVLRTAMKSLLLSTATMGIFLLGGCTGSGLLGMQREPANLAAPQDGDFPNPGSSILRQGTVPTTEALRLMRTGMDKDEVRQLLGTPHFSEGVFGVREWNYLFHLRGSKETEDVVCQYMVRFDSSVRVSGLYWRNPDCALLVEPPPVEAVQAMAAMTPQKLTLSADSLFGVEGKGLKDMPPEGRLRIERLANDIKRNFRRIYYVVVTGHTDRLGAEADKMALSLARADAVSKLLAQQGINAKVIRVAGMGDRQPLAQCPGTAKTAVLQDCLRSNRRIEIEVVGEE; via the coding sequence ATGGTTGAGCAAGCGCGGACTGCGGTCCTGCGGACGGCGATGAAGTCTCTATTGCTGTCCACGGCAACGATGGGGATTTTCCTGCTCGGCGGCTGTACCGGCTCAGGCCTGCTGGGAATGCAGCGGGAACCGGCAAATCTTGCTGCACCGCAGGATGGAGATTTTCCCAACCCTGGCTCCTCCATATTGCGGCAAGGTACGGTACCCACCACCGAAGCGTTGCGTCTGATGCGCACTGGCATGGACAAGGACGAAGTACGTCAGCTGTTGGGTACACCGCATTTTAGCGAAGGAGTATTTGGTGTCCGCGAATGGAATTATCTGTTCCACCTTCGTGGCAGCAAGGAAACGGAGGATGTGGTTTGCCAGTACATGGTGCGTTTCGATAGCAGTGTGCGCGTCAGCGGTCTCTATTGGCGCAACCCGGATTGCGCCTTGCTAGTTGAGCCGCCGCCGGTTGAAGCGGTCCAGGCAATGGCTGCAATGACGCCGCAAAAACTGACCTTGAGCGCGGACAGTTTGTTCGGCGTGGAGGGAAAGGGATTAAAGGACATGCCGCCGGAAGGCCGCTTGAGAATTGAACGCCTGGCAAACGACATTAAGCGTAATTTCAGGCGCATCTATTACGTGGTTGTGACGGGGCATACCGACCGTCTCGGCGCTGAGGCTGACAAGATGGCACTGTCACTGGCCCGGGCCGACGCGGTAAGCAAATTGCTGGCGCAGCAAGGCATCAACGCCAAGGTCATCCGCGTTGCCGGCATGGGCGACCGGCAGCCGCTGGCGCAGTGTCCTGGCACGGCGAAGACGGCGGTATTGCAGGATTGCCTGCGTTCCAACCGCCGTATTGAAATTGAAGTGGTTGGGGAAGAATGA
- a CDS encoding response regulator transcription factor, translated as MRIAVLEDEPNQMEYLVHTLEHQLALGDENVSCVTFERGEALRRALRRETFDLLVLDWNVPDLDGVDLLHWLRQYQQSETPVIMLSSRSSQNDVANALGIGADDYLVKPLRPLELAARIRRLLQRNRPAVSKAQERYGNWVFDRPSSSISVEENGEKQRFELTKREFRLALALFRKLGQAVSRAYLMESMGHDGELTTRALDSQIYRLRAKLGLYAARGLRLQTVYGQGYRLETTDDNIPDDAAPAA; from the coding sequence ATGCGTATCGCCGTACTTGAAGACGAACCCAACCAGATGGAGTATCTGGTACACACCCTGGAGCACCAGCTCGCGCTGGGCGATGAGAACGTCTCATGCGTCACGTTCGAACGCGGCGAAGCATTGCGCCGAGCGCTGCGGCGCGAAACCTTCGACCTGCTGGTGCTGGACTGGAACGTGCCGGATCTGGACGGCGTCGATTTGCTGCACTGGCTGCGCCAGTACCAGCAGAGTGAAACGCCGGTGATCATGCTCAGTTCGCGCTCGTCGCAGAACGATGTCGCCAATGCCCTCGGCATCGGCGCCGACGACTACCTTGTCAAACCGTTGCGGCCATTGGAACTGGCGGCGCGGATCCGTCGACTGTTGCAGCGCAATCGCCCTGCTGTATCGAAAGCGCAGGAACGTTACGGTAATTGGGTATTCGACCGGCCTTCATCCAGCATCAGCGTTGAAGAAAACGGGGAAAAGCAGCGCTTCGAACTCACCAAACGCGAATTCAGGCTGGCGCTTGCCCTATTTCGCAAACTCGGTCAGGCGGTCTCGCGCGCCTATCTGATGGAAAGCATGGGACACGACGGAGAATTGACAACCCGTGCATTGGACAGCCAGATTTACCGTCTGCGCGCAAAGCTGGGCTTGTATGCAGCCCGTGGACTGCGGTTGCAAACCGTCTACGGCCAGGGTTATCGACTGGAAACAACCGATGACAACATACCAGATGACGCCGCACCTGCAGCTTGA
- a CDS encoding FecR domain-containing protein, protein MTTYQMTPHLQLEQATQRRHPAPLWNLLLSLLFTLAGPAFAQTHVVKPGDTLWDLSRQYMQSPLHWPQIQKNNAVPVPEHLKLGQVLMLGGDVAIVTELTGSALLKRGNAAQRPLVRGTGVQAGDELVTQQDAFLSMTLADGSHVVMPSSSAVKVLVFSGQLVRFELLSGRLESHVEKQNGRHFEVRTKSAELGVRGTHFRVRDEDNVTAVEVIEGKVVAGELAADPRTLLVGVAQGSLLAGSDAMQSHPLPPAPQRIETAIDGDVVVTPQPDASGYRLQLARDDRFLQLMHEQRSSLPHFTLPDTLDPGFYHLRLTAFDSRQLEGLPSDSTVYIAASASRQSGVESLGNGRYKIRWPGRSGQKFRFELARTTEFAPLLAEDSAFYGTNVTVGPFVVPGKYYWRSIEISNGSAAVDAAPAASFSGSFEVPAP, encoded by the coding sequence ATGACAACATACCAGATGACGCCGCACCTGCAGCTTGAACAGGCCACGCAGCGGCGACACCCGGCGCCGCTCTGGAATTTGCTGCTGTCATTGCTGTTTACGCTGGCAGGCCCCGCGTTTGCGCAGACCCACGTAGTAAAGCCTGGCGATACCTTATGGGATCTTTCGCGCCAGTACATGCAATCGCCGCTGCATTGGCCGCAGATACAAAAGAACAATGCCGTACCGGTTCCAGAACACCTGAAACTCGGCCAAGTACTGATGCTGGGCGGGGATGTGGCGATAGTGACGGAACTGACGGGTTCGGCATTACTCAAGCGCGGCAACGCAGCGCAGCGGCCGCTGGTGCGCGGCACCGGCGTGCAGGCCGGCGACGAGCTGGTGACCCAGCAGGACGCGTTTCTGAGCATGACGCTGGCCGACGGCAGCCATGTGGTCATGCCGTCCAGCAGCGCTGTCAAAGTACTGGTGTTCAGTGGTCAGCTGGTGCGCTTCGAACTGCTGAGCGGGCGCCTGGAATCGCATGTGGAGAAGCAGAACGGCAGACACTTCGAGGTTCGCACAAAATCCGCCGAACTGGGCGTGCGCGGCACACACTTCCGGGTGCGCGACGAAGACAACGTGACAGCGGTTGAAGTGATTGAAGGAAAAGTCGTCGCTGGCGAACTTGCAGCAGATCCGCGTACGCTGTTGGTCGGCGTCGCCCAAGGCTCGCTGCTGGCCGGCAGCGACGCCATGCAGTCGCACCCGCTGCCGCCGGCGCCGCAGCGCATTGAAACCGCCATCGATGGTGATGTCGTGGTGACACCGCAGCCGGACGCCAGCGGCTACCGGCTGCAACTCGCGCGCGACGACCGTTTCCTGCAGCTGATGCATGAGCAGCGTTCTAGCCTGCCGCATTTTACGCTGCCCGACACGCTTGATCCAGGCTTCTACCATCTGCGCCTTACCGCTTTCGATAGCCGTCAGCTTGAGGGCCTGCCCAGCGATAGCACTGTATACATTGCGGCCAGCGCCTCGCGCCAAAGCGGCGTGGAGAGTCTGGGGAATGGCCGCTACAAGATCCGCTGGCCGGGACGGTCGGGGCAGAAATTCAGGTTTGAGCTGGCGCGCACGACCGAATTCGCGCCGCTGCTGGCCGAGGACTCGGCGTTCTACGGCACCAATGTGACGGTAGGACCTTTTGTCGTACCGGGGAAATATTACTGGCGCAGCATTGAGATCAGCAACGGGTCCGCGGCTGTGGACGCGGCTCCGGCAGCGTCTTTCAGCGGCAGTTTTGAAGTGCCTGCCCCCTGA